In a genomic window of Caloramator mitchellensis:
- a CDS encoding RNA-binding protein, which yields MEQIKVDGYLINKNIYLSFINKIELAKNYQIVFTDFINPEEKAALLALCRQNDVNVNFYGDDNFERTVAKLFKLNDYAEYPIDVLKVEGNFKFERVEHRDYLGSLLSLGIKREKIGDINVFDDGAEIYILKELSDYVIFNLEKIKHTTVKIKKIGLNEAREKLIKFKTLSLNVPSLRLDAIISELTGESRNKASEIIKNENVKVNFKIIKETDKKVEPNSTISIKGYGRFIVGECLGATKSGRLVVEAKKII from the coding sequence ATGGAACAAATAAAAGTAGACGGATATTTAATAAATAAAAATATTTATCTTAGTTTTATAAATAAGATTGAACTTGCTAAAAATTATCAAATTGTTTTTACTGATTTTATAAACCCAGAAGAGAAGGCAGCTTTATTGGCCCTTTGCCGGCAAAATGATGTAAATGTTAATTTTTATGGCGATGATAATTTTGAAAGAACTGTGGCAAAATTATTTAAATTAAATGATTACGCTGAATATCCAATAGATGTATTAAAGGTAGAAGGAAATTTTAAATTTGAACGAGTAGAACATAGGGATTATTTAGGAAGCCTTCTCTCATTGGGGATTAAGAGAGAAAAGATAGGGGATATTAATGTATTCGATGATGGAGCAGAAATATATATTTTAAAAGAATTGAGCGATTATGTAATTTTTAATTTGGAAAAAATAAAACATACGACAGTCAAAATAAAAAAAATTGGTTTGAATGAAGCCCGTGAGAAGTTGATTAAGTTTAAAACTTTAAGCTTAAACGTTCCTTCGTTAAGATTAGATGCAATAATATCTGAGCTTACAGGAGAATCCAGAAATAAAGCTTCTGAGATTATTAAGAATGAAAATGTAAAGGTTAATTTTAAGATTATTAAAGAGACCGATAAGAAAGTTGAGCCTAATTCAACAATATCAATCAAAGGATATGGAAGATTTATAGTTGGGGAGTGTTTAGGCGCAACTAAAAGCGGAAGGCTTGTGGTTGAAGCAAAAAAGATAATTTAG
- a CDS encoding YggT family protein — MIYTLFRAVNLFIDLLEWLIFIQVIASWFPQIRRNQIFRYIDLIVEPVMAPFRSIQFKLMPNTMIDFSPIFAYIALEFIRRILVNILF, encoded by the coding sequence TTGATATACACGTTATTTAGAGCAGTCAATCTTTTTATTGATTTGCTTGAATGGTTAATTTTTATTCAGGTAATTGCATCATGGTTCCCACAAATTAGAAGGAATCAAATTTTCAGATATATTGATTTAATCGTTGAGCCTGTGATGGCTCCTTTTAGAAGTATTCAGTTCAAATTAATGCCCAACACAATGATTGATTTTTCACCAATTTTTGCTTATATAGCACTTGAATTTATAAGAAGAATTTTAGTTAACATATTATTTTAG
- a CDS encoding cell division protein SepF, translating to MSNKILRPFNKVMGVLGLSEEEDFEIEEQEEELDIEPVHNNRNNNKVVSIKTSFPKVLLKKPQDLEDTIDIIEAIKAKRIAILNMVSLEHALAQRMLDIIVGACYALNGDIQEIAKSVYLVVPDAVEITNELREHLDKNAFISL from the coding sequence ATGTCAAATAAGATATTAAGACCTTTTAATAAAGTAATGGGGGTTTTAGGCCTTAGCGAAGAAGAGGATTTTGAAATTGAGGAACAGGAGGAAGAACTTGATATTGAGCCGGTTCATAATAATAGGAATAACAATAAAGTGGTCAGCATAAAAACTTCATTTCCAAAGGTTTTGCTAAAAAAGCCTCAGGATTTGGAAGATACTATTGATATTATTGAGGCAATTAAAGCAAAGAGAATAGCAATATTAAACATGGTTAGTCTTGAACACGCTCTAGCGCAGAGAATGCTTGACATAATTGTTGGAGCTTGTTACGCATTAAATGGCGATATACAAGAAATAGCAAAATCTGTATATCTTGTCGTTCCTGATGCGGTTGAAATTACAAATGAGCTAAGAGAGCATTTAGATAAGAATGCTTTTATTAGTTTATAA
- a CDS encoding YggS family pyridoxal phosphate-dependent enzyme, producing the protein MGIEQNIAYILERIEKAANRAGRNKDEIILVAVSKTHPIESILKAKECGINIFGENKAQELIQKYPLIDDVKWHFIGHLQKNKVKYIIDKVDMIHSLDSIELAKEIDKRAEKNQIKMRVLIEINIGKEDSKSGIYEEEIYSFMEELTKYKNLIVSGIMTIPPLNIDSDKTREYFRRMRQIFDEIKNLKYDNFDIKYISMGMTDDFEIAIEEGANIIRIGTGIFGKRIYKREGE; encoded by the coding sequence ATGGGAATAGAACAAAATATAGCTTATATACTTGAAAGAATAGAAAAAGCTGCCAACAGAGCTGGAAGAAATAAAGATGAAATTATTTTAGTCGCTGTAAGTAAAACACATCCTATTGAAAGCATATTAAAGGCTAAGGAGTGTGGTATAAATATTTTTGGAGAAAATAAGGCTCAGGAATTAATCCAAAAGTATCCACTTATCGACGATGTAAAATGGCATTTCATAGGTCACTTGCAGAAGAATAAGGTAAAATATATTATCGACAAAGTTGATATGATTCATTCACTTGATTCAATTGAACTTGCTAAAGAAATCGACAAAAGAGCGGAAAAAAATCAAATTAAGATGAGAGTATTAATTGAAATAAATATAGGTAAAGAGGACTCAAAATCTGGGATATATGAAGAGGAAATATATAGTTTTATGGAAGAATTAACTAAATATAAAAATTTAATAGTATCTGGAATTATGACAATTCCTCCGCTAAATATTGATTCAGATAAAACTAGAGAATATTTCAGACGAATGAGACAAATTTTTGATGAAATAAAAAATTTAAAATATGATAATTTTGACATAAAATATATCTCAATGGGTATGACCGACGATTTTGAAATAGCTATTGAAGAAGGTGCAAATATAATTAGAATTGGAACTGGAATATTCGGCAAAAGAATTTATAAGAGGGAGGGAGAATAA